In the genome of Nonomuraea sp. NBC_00507, the window TTGCGATATGTGGCCTGATCGTCAAGGGCGAAGGGCGCAGGGCCGCCGGTTCATGCGCTGGGACGGGAGGAGCAGGGGAGCAGGGCCATCTCGCGAGCGGTCTTGATGGCCTTGGCGATCCGGCGTTGCTGCTGCACGGTGACACCGGTGACGCGGCGGCTGCGGATCTTGCCCCGGTCGGAGACGAACTTGCGCAGCAGGTTGGTGTCCTTGTAGTCGATGCGGTCGGCGGGCAGGAGCGGGTTGGGTTTGCGGCGCGGGGCGTGGGGCTTCTTCACGCGTTCTCCCTGAGGGTGAGGATGGCGGCGAACGGGTCGTCGTAACCGGTCCAGGCCTCGGGGCCGACGCTCTCCTCCGCCTCGGTGAGCAGGCAGGAGTCGAGCAGTGCGTGGAAGCGGCCGACGTCGAGGTCGGGGCCGGTGAAGACCAGGTGCTGGACGCGGTCACCGCGCACGGGGTCCCAATCGAGGGTCGCGGCCAGCCGGCGGGCGGGGGAGACCAGGTCCCAGGCGGCCTCCGGCAGCGCGGCGAGCCAGGGGCCGGCGTTCTCGGCCGAGACGATCCCGGCCACGGCGTCCCAGGCCAGCAGGTGGTCCGGCTGGGTGGCCAGCCAGAAACGGCCGCGTGAGCGTACCGACTCGACCACCAGCTCGTCCACGGCCTCGAAGAAGCGGCCGGGGTGCAGCGGGCGGCGGCTGCGCCACACCGTGGTGACGATCTCGTCCGTCTGGGCGTCGCAGGGCAGCTGCGCGGTGGCGGGATCGACTCGTTCGGCCAGTTCCGCGGTGCACACGGCGGCACCGGTCACCAGCGGCAGGGTGTGGAGCGTGTGGATCGGGCTGACGGGGGCGAGGTGGGCGAGCACCCGGCGCGACAGGTCTTGGTCGTCTTCGTCGCCGCCATGCAGCACCAGGCCGGTGGCGTACTCCAGCTGCCTGGCCAGGACCTCGGCCAGGTAACGCTGGTCCCCGGCGGCCGCGGGCTTGCCCGCTTCGCTGAGAGGTTCGCCGCGGGTGATGTCGCCGGGCATGGCCGCGGCGTCCAGTGCGGTCAGAACGGCGGTGAGCCGCAGCAGGTCATGGGCTTCGTAGCAGTCGACGGCCTCGGCCACTGAGCGCGGTTCCACTGAATCCCACAGGTCCACGATCAGCAGGCTCGAGCGGGGCGCCAGGGCGACGAGCCGGGGGAGCAGGTCCTCGCGGACGGTGCAGGTGATGCAGCCGTGGGCGAGACGAACCTCGGCGGTTTCCAGCGGACCTGTGGCGTCGCGGACGCTGCGGTGGACGCGGTCCTGGACGATCTCGCGCAGATCGTGGTGGATGGCGATGGATCCCGGATGGTCGGCCAGCAGCCGCTCGACCGCGGCGGTACGGGCCGCGCCGTGCAGTCCCGACACCAGGACGACGGGGGTGGGCACTGAGCCTCCAGTTGCGGTGATGAAAATCGTTGTCGTTATCATGGCACATCGCCGCAAGCAGAAAGGAACCGCTGTGGCCAGAAACGAGCTCCGCCCTGTGATCAAACTCCGATCCACGGCAGGCACCGGCTACACCTACGTGACCAGAAAGAACCGCAGAAACGACCCCGACAGGCTCACCCTGCGCAAGTACGACCCGACCATCCGCCGGCACGTGCTCTTCCGGGAAGAGCGATGAAGATGGGCGGAAGGATCTGATGTCCGCACACTGCCAGCTCACCGGCGTCAAACCGGTCTTCGGCAACAACGTCTCCCACTCCCACCGCCGCACCCGGCGGCGCTGGAACCCCAACATCCAGCGCCGCCGCTACTGGCTGCCCAGCGAGGACCGCTTCGTGCAGCTCACGGTCAGCGCCCGCGCGATCAAGACCATCGACAAGATCGGCATCGAGCAGGCCGTCGCCCGGATCCGGGCCCGAGGAGAGAAGGTCTGATGGCCAAGAAGAGCAAGATCGCCGCCAACGAGCGGCGCAAGGCCGTGGTCCAGCGCTACGCGGAACGGCGGGCCGCGCTGAAGGAGATCATCCGGGCCGG includes:
- the rpmB gene encoding 50S ribosomal protein L28, with protein sequence MSAHCQLTGVKPVFGNNVSHSHRRTRRRWNPNIQRRRYWLPSEDRFVQLTVSARAIKTIDKIGIEQAVARIRARGEKV
- the rpmG gene encoding 50S ribosomal protein L33, which gives rise to MARNELRPVIKLRSTAGTGYTYVTRKNRRNDPDRLTLRKYDPTIRRHVLFREER
- a CDS encoding CobW family GTP-binding protein translates to MPTPVVLVSGLHGAARTAAVERLLADHPGSIAIHHDLREIVQDRVHRSVRDATGPLETAEVRLAHGCITCTVREDLLPRLVALAPRSSLLIVDLWDSVEPRSVAEAVDCYEAHDLLRLTAVLTALDAAAMPGDITRGEPLSEAGKPAAAGDQRYLAEVLARQLEYATGLVLHGGDEDDQDLSRRVLAHLAPVSPIHTLHTLPLVTGAAVCTAELAERVDPATAQLPCDAQTDEIVTTVWRSRRPLHPGRFFEAVDELVVESVRSRGRFWLATQPDHLLAWDAVAGIVSAENAGPWLAALPEAAWDLVSPARRLAATLDWDPVRGDRVQHLVFTGPDLDVGRFHALLDSCLLTEAEESVGPEAWTGYDDPFAAILTLRENA
- the rpsR gene encoding 30S ribosomal protein S18 gives rise to the protein MKKPHAPRRKPNPLLPADRIDYKDTNLLRKFVSDRGKIRSRRVTGVTVQQQRRIAKAIKTAREMALLPCSSRPSA